The following are from one region of the Corylus avellana chromosome ca1, CavTom2PMs-1.0 genome:
- the LOC132168234 gene encoding organ-specific protein P4-like — protein sequence MAIKDMNPRTAWLTLLSLLLLAISIESRKDPGEYWTSVMKDQPMPEAIQGLVHRDSTPSQPTKNADCDHPSMETRNKNQPFAEDFEPRPSVTAYNDDDVGQEEKKFVKDFEPRPSVTAYNDDDVGQEEKKFVKDFEPRPSVTAYNDDDVGQEEKKFVKDFEPRPSVTAYNNDDVGQEEKKFVKDFEPRPDATVYSE from the exons ATGGCTATTAAAGATATGAATCCTCGTACTGCTTGGCTCACTCTTCTGTCACTTCTCCTG CTTGCTATTTCCATAGAGTCAAGGAAAGATCCAGGAGAATATTGGACAAGTGTCATGAAAGATCAGCCAATGCCAGAAGCAATCCAAGGCCTTGTTCATAGGGATTCAACGCCATCTCAACCTACAAAGAATGCCGATTGTGATCACCCATCTATGGAGACAAGGAACAAGAACCAGCCTTTTGCTGAGGATTTTGAGCCAAGACCCAGTGTCACAGCCTATAACGATGATGATGTTGGCcaggaagagaagaaatttgttaaGGATTTCGAGCCAAGACCTAGTGTCACAGCCTATAACGATGATGATGTTGGCcaggaagagaagaaatttgttaaGGATTTTGAGCCAAGACCCAGTGTCACAGCCTATAACGATGATGATGTTGGCcaggaagagaagaaatttgttaaGGATTTTGAGCCAAGACCCAGTGTCACAGCCTATAACAATGATGATGTTGGCcaggaagagaagaaatttgttaaGGATTTTGAACCCAGACCAGATGCTACTGTTTATAGTGAGTAA
- the LOC132184555 gene encoding SWI/SNF complex subunit SWI3D, whose product MEEKRGEAGTSPAVGAESPASEPSSSRRRSGALKRKNNSNLGASNSSSAPSKRLTREKASLSHPPIHNGPLTRARQGPNNLAASALALQGGASAPAKKLNEQAAAAAAEELSKKSEMVALEAAMEAELEAIRSRGANAHVVPSHCGWFSWTKVHPLEERTLPSFFNGKSEARTPDVYMEIRNWITKKFHSDPNTQIELKDISELEVGDLEARQEVMEFLDHWGLINFHPFPLTDSVVPCADNDGAAKRDSLVEKLFRFETPELCLPVVLKTNLTTPAVPSGFFPESAIAEELARAEGPAVEYHCNSCSADCSRKRYHCQKQADFDLCTECFNNGKFGSGMKSLDFILMEPAEAPGLSSGKWTDQETLLLLEALELYKENWNEIAEHVATKTKAQCILHFLQMPIEDTFLDSDVDIDASSKENADPAFTNNDSSVPKDAPESKEIKTGASEGQPLTSPMETSNTEDTSEVKVGEESRPEDASEVKVDQGTLGPEETSEVKGDQDVGENWALKALREAFEAVGYPPAPDNQLSFAEVGNPAMALAVFLARLVGPDVAIASAHSSLKSISGSSPGIQLAARHCVLLEDPPEDKKEAIGSERDAQEDQNLEGRNEKGDNSPSVLDDGDLSNGHNKEKIKDCAPEETENGESTGIPHAAKEQDVKASCEEVGRHNLDDTSNSDFPKDHPQSTMKESDNLTSKVELPPSSGEEPRERTSVGEPSQPAEVLKDVHTVSESPSAEKNELQEPVPSDSVKEPPQPTEAPRDTDMLSDSLPLEKNGPDQPLTTSSVGKPTQPTEASTDVDMVSDSLPSEKNEPQQPVTKNSLEEPSQTTEAPKDVVMVSDSLPSEKSESQQPVTTISVVDNGASKGEDQIEDGKIVKPDIIERKTENKFDKVKRAAITALSAAAVKAKVLADQEEDQIRQLAAFLIEKQLHKLETKLAFFNEMEHVVMRVREQLDRSRQRLYHERAQIIAARLGAPASSSRAMPPSLPTNRIATNFANSVGRIPMSMTSQRPPILRPMGTVTSSPSNPFASNTAAGSSVRPPSQDNLSSVGTK is encoded by the exons ATGGAAGAGAAGCGCGGCGAAGCCGGTACTTCACCGGCGGTTGGCGCCGAATCTCCGGCTTCGGAGCCGTCCTCGTCCCGGCGCCGATCTGGGGCCCTTAAGAGAAAGAACAACAGCAACCTTGGCGCGTCGAACTCTTCATCCGCGCCGTCGAAACGACTCACGCGCGAGAAGGCCTCGCTCTCCCACCCTCCGATCCACAACGGGCCGTTGACCAGGGCTCGCCAGGGCCCCAACAACCTCGCCGCGTCAGCTTTAGCGCTGCAGGGGGGAGCCTCGGCCCCGGCGAAGAAGCTTAATGAGCAGGCGGCAGCGGCTGCGGCGGAGGAGCTGAGCAAGAAGAGCGAGATGGTAGCTTTGGAGGCTGCGATGGAAGCTGAGCTTGAGGCTATCAGATCTCGTGGCGCTAATGCTCACGTGGTTCCCAGTCATTGCG GTTGGTTTTCATGGACAAAAGTTCATCCTCTTGAGGAGCGCACATTGCCTTCTTTCTTTAATGGGAAGTCTGAGGCCCGGACTCCTGATGTGTATATGGAGATACGAAATTGGATTACGAAGAAATTCCATTCAGATCCAAACAcacaaattgaattgaaagacATATCAGAGCTTGAAGTTGGAGACTTGGAAGCAAGGCAAGAGGTGATGGAATTTTTGGATCACTGGGGTTTGATTAATTTCCACCCTTTCCCACTAACAGATTCCGTTGTGCCCTGTGCTGACAATGATGGGGCAGCTAAAAGGGATTCCTTGGTTGAAAAACTCTTTCGCTTTGAAACGCCAGAATTGTGTCTGCCTGTTGTTCTGAAGACCAATCTGACAACTCCAGCTGTGCCATCTGGGTTTTTTCCAGAGTCTGCGATTGCTGAAGAGTTGGCAAGGGCTGAGGGGCCAGCAGTTGAGTACCACTGCAACTCTTGTTCAGCTGATTGCTCTCGCAAGCGCTACCATTGCCAGAAGCAG GCAGATTTCGATCTATGTACTGAATGCTTTAATAATGGAAAATTCGGTTCTGGTATGAAATCATTGGATTTTATTCTCATGGAACCTGCTGAAGCTCCTGGGTTAAGCAGTGGGAAATGGACAGATCAGGAGACACTCCTTCTCCTTGAAGCACTGGAACTTTATAAAGAAAACTGGAATGAGATAGCAGAACATGTTGCCACAAAGACAAAAGCGCAATGTATATTGCATTTTCTTCAAATGCCAATTGAGGATACATTCCTTGATTCTGATGTTGATATTGATGCCAGTTCCAAAGAAAATGCAGACCCAGCTTTCACCAATAATGATTCATCTGTCCCTAAAGATGCCCCTGAATCAAAGGAAATTAAGACTGGTGCTAGCGAGGGTCAGCCTCTGACTTCCCCAATGGAAACTTCAAATACAGAAGATACAAGTGAAGTGAAGGTTGGTGAGGAATCAAGGCCGGAAGATGCAAGTGAAGTAAAAGTTGATCAGGGAACTTTGGGACCAGAAGAGACCAGTGAAGTGAAAGGTGATCAGGATGTGGGTGAAAACTGGGCACTAAAGGCTCTTAGAGAAGCATTTGAAGCTGTTGGTTATCCTCCAGCACCTGATAACCAACTTTCGTTTGCTGAAGTGGGAAACCCTGCCATGGCATTG GCAGTTTTCCTGGCACGACTGGTAGGACCTGATGTTGCGATTGCTTCAGCTCACAGTTCATTAAAATCCATATCTGGCAGTTCTCCTGGCATTCAGCTGGCTGCTAGACACTGTGTTCTTTTGGAAGATCCACCAGAAGACAAGAAAGAAGCGATTGGTTCTGAGAG GGATGCTCAGGAAGATCAAAACCTGGAAGGCAGAAATGAGAAAGGGGATAATTCTCCGTCAGTGTTGGATGACGGAGATTTATCTAATGGCCACAATAAGGAGAAAATTAAAGATTGTGCTCCTGAAGAAACTGAGAATGGTGAATCCACAGGGATACCACATGCTGCAAAGGAACAAGATGTTAAAGCTTCTTGTGAGGAAGTTGGACGACATAATTTGGATGATACAAGCAATTCAGATTTTCCAAAAGACCACCCACAAAGTACTATGAAGGAATCAGACAACTTAACATCCAAGGTGGAGCTTCCACCAAGTTCTGGGGAGGAGCCACGAGAGAGAACTTCAGTAGGAGAGCCTTCTCAACCTGCAGAGGTACTAAAAGATGTACATACAGTTTCTGAATCTCCATCAGCCGAAAAGAATGAGCTTCAGGAACCAGTTCCATCAGATTCAGTGAAAGAGCCACCACAACCTACAGAGGCACCGAGGGACACAGATATGTTGTCTGATTCTCTGCCCTTAGAAAAGAATGGGCCGGATCAACCATTGACAACCAGTTCAGTTGGAAAGCCAACCCAACCTACTGAGGCATCAACGGATGTAGATATGGTGTCAGATTCTCTGCCATCCGAAAAGAATGAGCCTCAGCAACCAGTTACAAAAAATTCACTGGAAGAGCCCTCTCAAACTACAGAGGCACCAAAGGACGTAGTTATGGTGTCTGATTCTCTGCCATCCGAAAAGAGTGAGTCTCAGCAACCAGTTACAACAATTTCAGTGGTCGACAATGGAGCAAGtaaag gTGAGGACCAAATTGAAGATGGGAAAATAGTCAAACCTGACATTATAGAGAGGAAAACTGAGAACAAATTTGATAAAGTAAAGCGTGCTGCAATTACTGCACTTTCAGCAGCAGCAGTAAAGGCAAAAGTTCTTGCAGACCAGGAAGAAGACCAAATCCGACAACTTGCTGCATTTTTGATAGAAAAGCAG TTGCATAAGTTGGAAACCAAGTTAGCTTTCTTTAACGAGATGGAACATGTAGTGATGAGGGTAAGGGAGCAATTGGACAGGTCAAGGCAGAGGCTTTACCATGAGCGGGCGCAGATAATTGCTGCCCGACTTGGTGCTCCAGCTTCCTCATCTAGAGCAATGCCGCCTTCATTGCCTACCAACAGAATTGCCACAAATTTTGCAAACTCAGTTGGAAGGATCCCAATGAGTATGACATCCCAAAGGCCACCAATTTTAAGACCCATGGGGACAGTGACTTCTAGTCCTTCAAACCCATTTGCATCCAATACAGCGGCCGGAAGTTCAGTTCGGCCACCCAGCCAGGACAATCTTTCTTCAGTTGGGACAAAGTAG